The Musa acuminata AAA Group cultivar baxijiao chromosome BXJ3-6, Cavendish_Baxijiao_AAA, whole genome shotgun sequence region CGGCCTTTTCTCTTATCCTTTGCTTTAGAGTCATACAAGACGATAAAATTGTATGAACGGAAACTTAATTTGAACAGTAACAGATCCAACCTCAAGGTTTCCTTCAGCTTCTCGatctatatatatttgcttcatgatCAACGTATACAGCTCACTATCTTTTTCTCTTGCATTAGCAGGGCTGGGAACAACCTTCTAGGGTTTCATCATTCGTCATCTGACCTATGTATAATGGATTCCGATGAGTCCACAGGAGGAACCTTGGGAGCATGCTGATGCCACAGTTCGTCAAAGCATCTGCAGACAAACCTGATGTCTCTTGTACTAGTTAATGAATACTTCTCAGAAATATACACAACTCCATGCATGGTTGGAAGAAAACTTTGCAGCCAGGCGTCAATCACCTTCCATCAGTTCTGAATGATCTTGACAAGGATGTGTCTACCAACACTGCAGTAGGCAGAGGAGATAGCAGCTTGGCTTAAACAAAGAGCACCAAGGGCAATGGTGCATCCATGTTGTTATCcttatgattttatgataattcataTATAATAGAAGTCTACAGCCGAGaattaagaaaattatttcatGAAGTTGGACCCAAAATTtagcttttatttatttatttatttatttatttttaagaaaGAAAGGATAAGGTGGTGGCCATCAGGGTACAACAATCAGTACATTGAACCTGGACATGCTTTGGCACATTCCACGTACCTAGACGACCCCAAACAAGATTCGACACGGATTAAGCTCCTCTTTATATTGCCTCGTCCATCACCTGCCACTGCACTCGCTCCCCTGCGATGTGCGAGCCCGCACTCCATCACGTGCGAGAGCCCAGCATCAAGGCTTGTGCACGGGCATATACCGTCGCATAGCCGAACCATTCCACCTGGCACTCGGTATATCCCTCACCTCCTTCCTCGCCATTCCATAACCCCATCACCTTACATCTTGACTGCTCATAGACAAGCATCCACTGACCAATAGAGGAAGAGTGGACAATGCCATGAATATTCCTGTGGTAATCTCTctcctcgctctctctctctctctctctctacactaaTAAAATGTCGTCACCTTCTCCACATTATTGTACTACAAAAAATGGTGACTCCATGATGACTCTCCAGTGTTGACAGCATATATCCATCTCCTTCCCTGTAAAAGAGTCTTCTCCTCGCCCTTTGAAGCCCCTGAAATGGCAGTTTCCATGAGGGCCAAGCGGGTGACCGATCCCCTCGGGGAGGATGCGAGGGCTCGTCTCCGAGGCTACGATCGCCGCCGGCTGACTGGCTATGCCAGCAGCGGCAGCGATCACGAGGCCTTGTCCAGCCTCGTCCATGCCTTCTTCGAGTGCGACGACTGCGACTCCCCCTCTGCGGCAgacgctgctgctgctggtgagCCTGGTGACCGGATGTCCGACTCGGATGGAGGAGATCAGTCCGAGAAGGCAGCGGCTGCGGTGGGAGAACTGGTCGGTGGGTGGAGGAAGAGCGACGACCCtttccgcctccgcctcctctcTGACGCCTCCAAGGCCGCGGATGCCATGGCGACGCTGAGGTCGAGCGCTTTCGGGTATCGCCGGGCGGTCATGGCGCTGCTGAGGGAGATGGGTTACGACGCTGGGATATGCAAGGCGAGGTGGGAGAGCTCCGGGAACTTGGTCCACGGGAGTTACGAGTACATCGACGTGGTGGTGCCGGCGGGAAAGGAGGGGAAGGAAGATCGGCGCTACATCGTGGACCTGGGCTTCGCCGCGGAGTTCAAGGTGGCTCGAGCGACGGAGGCTTACGAAAACGTGGTGGCGGCGCTTCCGGAAATGATGGTGGCGCAGCCGGAGGAGGTGAAGCAGGTGGTGCGGATGGTGGGGGATGCGGGGCGGCGGTCGCTCAAGTCACAGGGCCTGCACGTGCCTCCGTGGCGGAAGGGGAGGTACATAATGGCTAAGTGGCTGGGGCCGTACCGGAGGACGGTCAACGCGGTCCCGGCGTCCGCCGCGCCCTCGGGGGCCGGCGGCGCCGAGGCCAAGTGTCGAGCCGTGGGATTCACGGCGGCCAAGGGCACCATCATTTGCTGAAGCGAAGGATCGGGATAGGATATGCGGCGGACGACAGCGAGTCGGTGTTGGGGAGAAACGTGTCAATCATGTGACGGAATTGGAATTAAAGCAGATGATGACTgccttatttaatatatatatatgtatatatatatatatatatatatatatatatatatatatatatatatatatatatatataatattttctctTTCATTTAAATTTTGTGTAGATATTGCCACTTGATTGTATTCTTGCCAAATTGTTGTACTATTTGGCATTGATGTACTGTGAATCACGGTTAAGTGGAAATGACATTAAGCTTATGACAGCAATTTGTATAAGTTCCAAGCATGTTCGTCCTGTAAAATGCCAAATAAAACTCTCTTCTTGTGTAGTATGTTGGAAACTCATAATTCATTTAGTATGCTCCATATGTCTTGTTGGCGTAAACAAGTttaagccatggcctcggggctgACACGGCTTGGTTCAGGTCCGAATGATGGGAGATCTTCCCGGGGCGGCCCTTGAGATCGCTGAAGTGGCCGATTGCGATGGTCCGATCGAGACGGGATCGCTGCTTCCTCCGggagggaactcctcgcctgagcgtctagtgggaggcctccgtcttcacacctgcacacaggtcgggtcggaggagctcggcccgacccctccgacgatcaagttagtgaataatCGCAGGGGGTTTTTTATTTGTGTTGTGTCCTCCCTCATTTCCttggagcgcgagggtttttataatgAGGGTTACCGTTGCGTGATGTGCCTGCccgtagggagcaggatcgtacttatGGTAGTGTCTGACATCGATGTTGGCGTGGCGTaaaggatcgagcctgagcagggtgttaatgtgccttggtcgGCGTTCCGGTCCGCGTTGACCAGGTGCTGACAGGTCAatagaggcgtgaggcgtcatctggggcaactgacgtcacccgagtcttatcgtcattattaccctcatcatattcccccccgaaggaagctatgTGTCGGTTGCTGTAAAAGGGGGGTCCGAGACATGACTTCAGCTTTAAGAAACTATCCCTGTTGGGCGGTTGCCAGCCCGTTACCAGGGGTGTGGGAATTGTGGAGTTTAGTAACTAAGGAGGGTTGGATGTGCAGCGGTGGCCTTGGGcagtatgcggccgaggagcgtgGCTCGGGCAGGCAGGTCACGCAGAGGTAGTGGTcttgggcaacatgcagccgaggagcacgacttaggCGGGCAGGTCGCACAAAGGTAGTAGTCTCGGGCagcacgcagccgaggagcatgactcaggtGGGCAGTccgcgcagaggtagtggtctcgggcaacacgcagccgaggagcacgactcaggcgggtaggccgcgcagaggtagtggtctcgggcaacacgcaaccgaggagcacgactcaggcgggcaggctgcgtagaggtagtggtctcgagcatcatgcagtcgaggagcacgactcaagcgggcaggccgcacagaggtagtggtctcgggcgacatgcagctgaggagcacgactcaggcgggcaggctgcgcagaggtagtggtctcgggcgacatgcagccgaggagcatgactcaggcgggcaggctgcgcagaggtagtggtctcgggcgacacacagccaaggagcacgacttaGGCGGGCAGGTCATGCAGAGGTCGTGGTCtcaggcaacatgcagccgaggagcacgactcaggtggccaggccgcgcagaggtcgtggtctcaggcaacatgcagccgagatgCAACTTAGTTTTGATCAGCAATTCATTGCTTAGTGACGTGTGGGCGCGGGTGGCCAGGCCATTCTTCGTTTGGGGAAGCCCAAGGGACCGTCACTTTCGGGAGTCACCGATTTTCGAGGCTGAGAAGGCCAGCGCTTTCAGCATTCGCACCGCGC contains the following coding sequences:
- the LOC103988661 gene encoding uncharacterized protein LOC103988661, with translation MAVSMRAKRVTDPLGEDARARLRGYDRRRLTGYASSGSDHEALSSLVHAFFECDDCDSPSAADAAAAGEPGDRMSDSDGGDQSEKAAAAVGELVGGWRKSDDPFRLRLLSDASKAADAMATLRSSAFGYRRAVMALLREMGYDAGICKARWESSGNLVHGSYEYIDVVVPAGKEGKEDRRYIVDLGFAAEFKVARATEAYENVVAALPEMMVAQPEEVKQVVRMVGDAGRRSLKSQGLHVPPWRKGRYIMAKWLGPYRRTVNAVPASAAPSGAGGAEAKCRAVGFTAAKGTIIC